One stretch of Anolis carolinensis isolate JA03-04 chromosome 3, rAnoCar3.1.pri, whole genome shotgun sequence DNA includes these proteins:
- the LOC134297293 gene encoding uncharacterized protein LOC134297293, with protein MALELPMEEEWRLYSVLEERTDWEAFNVPEVWAEDNPPGLAKDVPPVIIELKPFANPVAIRQYRLPREAIVGIAAYLVKLEKYGILVPCQSPWNTPLLPIRKPDGSYRPVQDLRAVNKLVVPLHPVVPNPYTLLSLIPPHHQWFTVLDLKDAFFCIRLAEESQKIFAFQKEDPGTGAKGQLVWSRLPQGFCNSPTIFGQALAQDLLPMVKNDKGWTILQYVDDILLCADSREECLEGTQTLLQFLADKGYKVSKKKAQLVQQEVKYLGFRLAKGLRRLEVERKEAICSIPIPRTRKQKALMSAPALGLPDLDKSFYLYVGERKGVAVGVLTQLVGDWPRPVAYLSKQLDNVACGWPPCLRAVAAAAVLVEEANKLTLGQPVILKCPHAVVTLMEHRGHHWLTNSRMLKYESMLVDNPQVKLSVCATLNPATLLPVEEGELMQHDCLEVMDEVYSSRPDLKDLPLLTPEWVLFTDGSSRVVGSERRAGYAVVNSNGETLEAKGLPPGTSAQRAELIALTRALQLAKGKRVNIYPQRKQVLVVGDSLLRGTEAIISRPDGMARETCCLPGAKIHHITQRLSRLLKPHHPPHLMLIHVGTNDTARHTFQKITNDFRALGTKLKLYNVHVIFSSLLPVVGHGSTRAGKIVQVNNWLRKWCQEEHFGFLDHGLLFQEDGLLASDGVHLTQVGKHLFAHRLTNLIRRTLN; from the exons ATGGCTTTGGAACTGCCTATGGAGGAAGAGTGGAGATTGTACTCtgtattggaagaaagaactgactGGGAAGCATTCAATGTCCCAGAGGTGTGGGCAGAAGACAACCCTCCGGGGTTGGCAAAGGATGTTCCACCAGTTATAATTGAATTAAAGCCCTTCGCCAACCCGGTGGCAATCCGACAGTATCGGCTCCCTCGGGAGGCGATCGTCGGAATTGCGGCCTATTTGGTGAAGTTGGAAAAATATGGAATACTGGTTCCTTGCCAGTCCCCATGGAACACACCCTTGTTGCCAATCAGGAAACCGGACGGGTCCTATCGCCCTGTGCAGGATTTGAGagctgtaaataaattagtagTCCCTCTCCACCCGGTAGTTCCAAACCCCTACACCCTGCTCAGCCTTATTCCCCCTCATCACCAATGGTTTACTGTCCTGGACCTCAaagatgctttcttttgcatcagaCTGGCCGAGGAGAGTCAGAAGATTTTTGCCTTTCAAAAAGAGGATCCTGGGACAGGGGCCAAAGGTCAACTTGTTTGGTCAAGATTGCCCCAAGGGTTCTGTAATTCCCCGACCATTTTCGGACAAGCCCTGGCGCAGGACTTGCTGCCAATGGTCAAAAATGACAAAGGATGGACCATTCTCCAATATGTAGACGATATCCTCCTCTGTGCAGACAGTCGAGAAGAATGTTTAGAAGGAACTCAGACCTTGTTGCAGTTTTTGGCAGATAAAGGTTACAAAGTTTCGAAAAAGAAGGCTCAGCTAGTTCAGCAAGAAGTGAAGTATTTGGGTTTTCGCTTGGCTAAAGGTCTTCGGAGGTTAGAGGTGGAACGCAAAGAAGCCATTTGCTCCATCCCTATCCCCCGAACTCGAAAACAG aaagcctTGATGTCTGCCCCCGCGTTGGGGTTGCCTGATTTGGACAAATCTTTCTACTTGTACGTAGGGGAACGGaaaggagtggctgtaggagtgTTGACTCAGCTGGTGGGCGATTGGCCCCGGCCAGTAGCTTATCTGTCTAAACAActggacaatgtggcctgtggatggcccccatgcttgagagctgtagcggctgctgcAGTTCTTGTGGAAGAGgcaaacaagctgaccttagggcagcctgtgattttaaagtGTCCCCATGCAGTAGTGACTCTGATGGAACATAGGGGGCACCATTGGCTCACCAATAGCCGAATGCTTAAGTATGAGAGCATGTTGGTGGACAATCCACAGGTCAAGTTGTCAGTGTGTGCCACTTTGAACCCAGCTACCTTGTTGccagtggaagaaggagaattgatgcagcatgattgtttagaagtgatggatgaagtgtattcaagtaggccagatctcaaagatctgccactacTGACTCCggaatgggtgcttttcacagatgggtcaagtcgtgtggttggttccgaaaggagagcggggtatgcagtggtgaatagcaatggggagaccctagaggcaaaggggttgcctccAGGGACTTCCGCACAACGGGCCGAATTGATTGCTCTGACAAGGGCCCTCCAAttggctaaaggaaaaagagtcaacatctatcctcaaaggaaacaggtcttggtagtaggtgactccctccttagaggaacggaagccatcatttccagaccggatgggatggctcgagaaacatgctgcctcccgggggcaaaaatacaccatatcactcagaggctcagcaggctcctaaagccccatcaccctccccaccttatgttgattcatgtaggtaccaatgacaccgctaggcatacttttcaaaagatcacaaatgattttcgagctctgggaacaaagctaaaactgtataatgtacatgtgatcttttcatccctcctccccgttgtaggacatggctctacaagggccggaaaaatagtacaggtcaataactggctcagaaaatggtgtcaagaggagcattttggcttccttgaccatggtctactcttccaagaggatggactactggcaagcgatggggtgcatctcacacaagtaggaaaacatctttttgcacacagactcacaaacctcatcaggcgcactttaaactag